One window from the genome of Haladaptatus paucihalophilus DX253 encodes:
- a CDS encoding cold-shock protein — protein MANGKVDFFNDTGGYGFIETDDADEDVFFHMEDVGGEDLTEGTEIEFDIEQAPKGPRAKNVVRQ, from the coding sequence ATGGCAAACGGTAAAGTTGATTTCTTCAACGACACAGGCGGCTACGGTTTCATAGAGACGGACGACGCGGACGAGGACGTTTTCTTCCACATGGAAGACGTTGGCGGCGAGGATCTCACGGAAGGTACCGAAATCGAATTCGACATCGAGCAGGCCCCCAAGGGTCCGCGCGCGAAGAACGTCGTTCGACAGTAA
- a CDS encoding rhodanese-like domain-containing protein, translated as MSKIRPDELDERLDANDAPFVLDIRPRKAFQSDHIDGSRNVPVYDELRAGNEDALRGRLGKIPQDRPVITVCKMGVVATRATSVLDDEGYDATTLAGGMSGWRGYRNGSLGYRLRSLLWRLF; from the coding sequence ATGAGCAAGATTCGTCCCGACGAACTGGACGAGCGACTCGACGCCAACGACGCGCCGTTCGTTCTCGATATTCGACCGAGAAAGGCGTTTCAGTCGGACCATATCGACGGGAGCCGCAACGTCCCTGTGTACGACGAGCTTCGCGCGGGTAACGAGGACGCACTTCGCGGCCGTCTTGGTAAAATCCCACAAGACAGACCCGTCATCACGGTCTGTAAGATGGGCGTCGTCGCTACGCGCGCGACCAGCGTCCTCGACGACGAGGGGTACGACGCCACGACGCTCGCGGGCGGCATGAGCGGGTGGCGCGGCTATCGAAACGGGTCGCTCGGCTACCGACTTCGGTCGCTGCTCTGGCGACTGTTCTGA
- the eif1A gene encoding translation initiation factor eIF-1A, whose product MSEETGRRNLRMPNNDEMFAVVTQHNGGNHVQLRCNDGKERMGRIPGRMKYRTWIEEGDIVLIEPWDWQDEKANIEWRYTSQDADQLRREGHIQ is encoded by the coding sequence GTGAGTGAAGAAACAGGGCGTCGGAATCTCCGAATGCCAAACAACGACGAGATGTTCGCGGTCGTCACCCAGCACAACGGTGGCAACCACGTACAGCTCCGATGTAACGACGGAAAGGAACGAATGGGCCGCATTCCCGGTCGCATGAAATACCGGACGTGGATCGAAGAGGGCGACATCGTGCTCATCGAGCCGTGGGACTGGCAGGACGAAAAGGCCAACATCGAGTGGCGCTACACGAGTCAGGACGCGGACCAACTCCGTCGCGAAGGCCACATTCAATGA